One genomic window of Lytechinus variegatus isolate NC3 chromosome 1, Lvar_3.0, whole genome shotgun sequence includes the following:
- the LOC121409837 gene encoding uncharacterized protein LOC121409837, whose translation MTDLWSAVLIFFIAVGLSLLQLTECGPRFWHIPDPSLGVECPRTPNFGEYCDKFGSGRIKECSPCSIEQLKDQRISHPEDCANVPCPYRCPEEISDRSASAPFNSCDVTTASPTTLDLTTEAPSTTTKGTSTQTTVSGITTSVSSTTQSPTDDSPSSPRSIHVILWPILVFAVLFTVICAVICVRKCKKNHIVTSPSNEPMIAEINIEMTPPHTPLSPEFVPGPSSVTIRSTEPDLFAKLDCACGDAAVPVGPSGAILPDLLPSTRYGITVGTQDHEGFHQKYHEMIKTADTVNDVEGCTFTLQDLKTHIENNSQDFQTLRVTFNHVEDAAFRRAMSRLLRVASLHNEIGLSFLEDIITIDSERRAGNSLKLHVILSELIGCHSTVPDFVEEIVQKISSIHEDCLPCRHLVCQISKNSLVTTV comes from the exons ATGACGGATTTGTGGTCTGCTGTTCTTATATTCTTCATTGCAGTAGGCCTAAGTCTTTTGCAA ttgactGAATGTGGTCCTCGCTTTTGGCATATACCAGATCCTAGTCTAGGTGTGGAATGTCCACGAACTCCAAATTTTGG AGAATACTGTGATAAGTTTGGCTCAGGGCGGATTAAAGAATGTTCCCCATGCAGCATTGAACAGTTGAAGGACCAGAGAATATCACACCCTGAGGACTGCGCAAATGTACCATGTCCTTACCGCTGTCCAGAAGAAATCAGCGACAGAAGTGCATCAGCTCCATTCAATAGCTGTGATGTAACAACAGCTTCCCCAACTACCCTCG ATTTAACTACTGAAGCTCCATCCACAACAACCAAGGGAACATCGACCCAAACGACTGTATCTGGGATTACTACCTCCGTTTCTTCAACAACGCAAAGTCCCACTG atgaCTCTCCATCGTCACCCAGATCTATACATGTTATCCTCTGGCCGATACTAGTGTTTGCAGTCTTATTTACAGTCATCTGTGCAGTAATTTGTGTCAGAAAATGCAAGAAGAATCATATTGTTACGTCACCATCAAATGAGCCGATGATAG CTGAGATAAACATTGAGATGACTCCGCCTCACACGCCACTAAGTCCTGAATTTGTACCTGGACCATCATCTGTAACCATTAGGTCAACAGAGCCTGACCTGTTTGCAAAGCTGGATTGTGCCTGTGGAGATGCTGCTGTTCCAGTAGGACCATCAGGGGCTATTCTTCCAGACTTGCTGCCATCCACAAGGTATGGTATCACTGTAGGCACCCAGGATCATGAAGGCTTTCATCAAAAATACCATGAGATGATTAAAACAGCAGACACCGTCAATGATGTTGAGGGGTGCACTTTTACTCTACAAGATCTAAAAACCCATATAGAGAATAATTCTCAGGATTTTCAGACCCTCAGAGTCACTTTTAACCATGTTGAGGATGCAGCTTTTCGTAGAGCGATGAGCAGGCTTCTTAGAGTTGCTAGCCTCCATAATGAAATTGGACTGTCATTTTTGGAGGATATCATCACCATTGACAGTGAGAGGAGAGCAGGGAATAGTTTGAAGTTACATGTGATACTGAGTGAGCTCATAGGATGTCATTCAACTGTTCCTGACTTTGTTGAAGAAATCGTACAAAAAATAAGTTCAATTCATGAGGATTGCTTACCTTGTAGGCATTTAGTGTGTCAAATTTCAAAGAATTCTTTGGTGACTACTGTTTGA